In Arachis hypogaea cultivar Tifrunner chromosome 2, arahy.Tifrunner.gnm2.J5K5, whole genome shotgun sequence, a genomic segment contains:
- the LOC112708259 gene encoding fatty acid elongase 3-like has translation MGFPIMETLKFWLQDHPTIVSFRWSPALSWGSTWFFLISAISFYVTAAVTLHLILRFLGRRRPVPLGPIPAIHNLAMSVTSLTIFTGMLLSAKAELRDTRWLWRRTRTTPFEWFLCFPLGIRPSGRVFFWSYAFYLSRFLHMLRTFFIVLRHRKLSFFRLFNHSILLVMSFLWLEFTQSFQVLAILFSTAVNTAVYGYRLWVEIGLPVRNFWFTVDCQMVLLCCNLVCHFGVLLLHYLRGGCNGIGAWLFNSLLNVAILMLFLRSYVNEFWRRNLNNPTSYSSSKDYSPKHAKLNGF, from the exons ATGGGATTTCCCATTATGGAGACCCTCAAATTCTGGTTACAAGACCATCCCACCATTGTATCCTTCAGGTGGAGCCCCGCACTCTCATGGGGCTCCACCTGGTTCTTTCTTATCTCCGCCATCTCTTTCTATGTCACCGCCGCTGTCACTCTCCACCTTATTCTCAGATTCTTGGGCCGGCGACGTCCGGTCCCACTAGGCCCCATCCCGGCCATCCACAACCTTGCCATGTCCGTCACTTCCCTTACCATATTCACCGGCATGCTCCTCTCCGCAAAAGCAGAACTGAGGGACACGCGGTGGTTGTGGAGACGCACAAGAACCACTCCGTTCGAGTGGTTCTTGTGCTTCCCCCTTGGGATCCGCCCCTCCGGCCGCGTCTTCTTCTGGTCCTATGCCTTCTACCTCTCTCGGTTCCTCCACATGCTGCGAACATTCTTCATCGTTCTCCGGCACCGGAAGCTCTCGTTCTTCAGGCTGTTCAATCACTCGATTCTTCTGGTGATGTCATTCCTGTGGCTAGAATTCACacagtcctttcaggttctggcgATCCTGTTTTCCACGGCGGTTAACACGGCGGTGTACGGGTACCGGTTGTGGGTTGAAATAGGGTTGCCGGTGAGGAACTTCTGGTTCACGGTGGATTGCCAGATGGTGCTTCTATGCTGCAATTTGGTGTGCCATTTTGGAGTTCTTCTGTTGCATTATCTGAGAGGAGGGTGCAATGGGATTGGAGCTTGGCTTTTCAATTCTCTTTTGAATGTTGCAATTCTTATGCTGTTCTTGAGATCTTATGTCAATGAGTTTTGGCGGAGGAACCTTAATAATCcaacttcttattcttcttccaaGGACTACTCGCCTAAGCATGCAAAACTTAATG GTTTTTGA
- the LOC112708262 gene encoding uncharacterized protein, with amino-acid sequence MASGFGESTSKSPPSPSYSNNSNNNNDAGNFECNICFDLAQDPIITLCGHLFCWPCLYKWLHLHSQSQECPVCKAAIEEEKLVPLYGRGKTSTDPRSKTIPGLNIPHRPTGQRPETAAPPPEANHFHQHGFGLMGGLGGFAPMATARFGNFTLSAAFGGFIPSLFNFQLHGYHNGSMYGGAAGYPYGYSNSFHGVHAHRYPLHAGQGQQDYYLKRLLLFVVFFVVLAFIWQ; translated from the coding sequence ATGGCAAGTGGGTTTGGGGAATCAACGAGCAAGTCTCCCCCAAGCCCTTCGTACTCGAACAACAGCAATAACAACAATGATGCTGGCAACTTTGAATGCAACATATGCTTTGATTTAGCACAAGACCCAATTATCACTTTGTGTGGCCACCTCTTCTGCTGGCCATGTCTCTACAAGTGGCTGCACCTCCACTCGCAATCGCAAGAATGCCCCGTCTGCAAGGCCGCCATTGAGGAGGAGAAGCTGGTTCCATTGTATGGGAGAGGGAAGACATCAACTGACCCGAGATCAAAAACTATTCCGGGTCTTAATATCCCTCATCGTCCTACCGGTCAGAGACCTGAAACTGCAGCTCCTCCTCCCGAAGCAAACCATTTTCATCAACATGGATTTGGTCTAATGGGTGGCTTGGGAGGCTTTGCACCAATGGCAACTGCAAGATTTGGGAATTTCACCTTGTCTGCGGCATTTGGTGGTTTTATACCATCCCTGTTCAACTTTCAATTGCACGGATATCATAATGGGTCCATGTATGGTGGAGCAGCTGGTTATCCTTATGGATACTCTAATTCATTTCACGGTGTCCATGCTCATAGATATCCTCTGCATGCTGGTCAAGGGCAACAAGATTATTACCTGAAGAGGCTCCTTCTGTTTGTCGTCTTCTTTGTTGTCCTTGCTTTTATCTGGCAATAG